ATTTTTAATGGCCGGCACAATGCCTGTGCCGGTGGTATTGTTGGCAATGGAATTGTGAGCGCGGAAAGAATAGGGATTGTTTCGGTAGAGGTCCCTGCTTCTGTTTTTCAGGGTTTTAATTTCGGCTACTTTTGCGGCCTCTTCAAAATCATTCACATTCCACCCTTTGGTACGGCGGTCTTTTCGTGCTCCTTCATATCCTCTCTGTAATATATCCATTGCATTACGCCGCTGTACTCTTTTTAGTCCCCACTGCGGACTTAAATAAGAAACTACTTTATCGAGTAAATTTAATTCTAAGGACATTTTTTCCAGTTTTTACTAAAGACTCCTACTTTTCGGCCATTGTCTTTTTTAATAAGCCCCAATTCTGCTGCGATGAGATTTCTGATTCTGAGCATCTCATCAAGGCTGCGGTAGGTAACGGTTTTATCACCATAGGTAACAGTTAAGGTTCCCTGTGCGATACTCTTATTCAAGGCGTAATACTGTTCTAAGGTGAATGCTGCTCCATCCATTTTTTTTGTTCTTTCTGTAAAGTTGTGAAAATATGGTGTATGTTTTTGTAATGGCAAGCATTTGACAAGTACAATCTGGATCGTATATCGACCCTATCGAGCATATAACTTACATACTGACGGCTGGTGCCTGCCATTCGTGCAATTTCCGGGACTGTCATATTGCATTCTGTTTTTAACAAATGATAGACGAGTGATTTTCTTTCTGAATGCTCGTGATTAGGACTTTTCCCCAATAATTCTTCAGGGGTGGTCTGATAGTATATACATGCAGCATGAATGGCCATTTCTGCGAGGCTTAACGGCATTTGAATGCGTATTGTGATGTGTTTTTCCATATTAATTCCAAAAATCTGATTTCTTCTTTACTTTATTTTTAACTGCTCCGGTTCTTTTATTTCGCATGAGTTCCCAATGTTTGGGTGAAAAGGAGTCCATGCCGACCATATGGGCCGCTGCCCTGGCGTAGTTCCTTATATCGAGGGGCTCATTTCGGGTGAACTTTTTCACCCACCTCTGTACCGTGTGTCCACTTTTATTTTTGGTTGTAATAAGTTCTTCAGAGGTAAGTCCTTTAAAGTAGGCCTCATCATACATTGGGAAATGGCAATACCCTGGATCTCCCTGATTAACTCTTAACCAGCCGTATAGTTCCGATTTTAATAATGAAACACCGACATGCCATACTTTTACCCCGTCCACGGATTTGTTTTTTCTGGTCACATTCACGGCTTTTGGCGCAGAAATAACCGTAATCTGATTATCACGTCCTTTGATGGGGACGACTCTTGAAGGGGGATAACGGCCGCAAAAAGCATAGACTTCAGAGGACCAGTTTCCACTGTCCACACACATCATTCTGATACTCATCTGTGTGCCGTCGGGTCTTATCCATGTTTCATTCAGGACGGCATCGAGTTTTTGCCAAACCTGGGCGCTGCCATCACCTGCCACAAACCCCATTAGCACTCTATAATCAATGGAGTAGGAAACCTTCCCCTCGCACCAGCCTACTATTTCCAGTTCGATACGGTCTTTCTGAATATCTACCCCGGCTGTTAAAAAAGCAATTTCATCAGTGGGTATTTTTCCTCTTGGGTAATCCTCTCTACGGTCATACAAGGCTTCCCACTGGGGCTTATCTCCGCTTTCTTCATAGGTCAGCCCTAAGGAGGTGTTGTAAAACGTTTTCATTTTCGGGACATCTCCCATGGCCTCTTCATATTCTATGGCTAAATCTTCCCAGCTTTTCCATCCTAAAGGGGAATAGAGGGAATTGATATGATAACCCACCCTTTTTTTATTTTGATTCTCAGGCTTTGTAGGTATCCAAACTCCACTCTCCAGCATTTTTGTTTTTTCAGATTCCTGAATACCTTCCTGGCAGTGTTCACACTGGTAATAAACCTCTTTTGCGACCTTTGCGCTTTTGTTGTATTGATATTTTAAATTTTCCCATTTCAAATGCTGCAAAGTTCCGCAATGAGGGCATGGGAGAAAAAAGTATCTCTGGTCGGTACTCTCAAACAGGGGCTCAATAACACTAAGCCCTTTTGTTACCGGAGTGGATAAAATGAAGATTTTTCTTTTGGCAAATGTGGAAGTCCTTTTCTTTGCCAGGTCAATGGGATTTCCTTCAGTATCCAAATCCACAGGATAAGCATCTACCTCATCGAGCATGAGTCTTTTGACGGGCATATTTCTGAGCCCTGCGGCGCTGTTGGCTCCTGCTAACCTCAATACCCCTCCGGGGAATTCTTTTTTTGTGAGGGTATTTCCGCTGTCTCTGGACTTAGGTGGTTTTACTTTGTGTGCCAAGCTGGGCGAGCTTTCGAGCATAGGCTGTATTCTGGTCTTGCTGACGAGTTCCACCACTTCTTTAGTGGGTTCTACAAAAAGCATAGGGCAGGGGGAGATATCAATGGTGTAGCCTATCCAATTGAGTCCTGCCTCGGTCACGCCCAGCTGTGCTCCCTTCATGACAATAACTTCCTCTACAGGAGAATATTCCCCGAGATGATCCATAATCTCTTTGAGAAACGGAGTGATGGAAGTTCTGTATTTTCCTGGCATTGCTGAACTTTTACTGTCTAAGAGCCTGTTTTGATCTGCCCACTGGCTCACAGATAGTATGGGTTCTGGTTGTAAGGCGTCTAAAAATCCTTTAATGAGCATAGGTGGTAAGTTTTATTAAAGATTCGTTGATGCTTTCTGTTAATAATTTATGGGCATCGTTTCGGTCCATGGTCAGGAGCTGATCTATGATCCTGTCGGGAATTGCCTGTAGGTTCATTCTGATTTCTTTGCCATAGGCGTAAATTTCTTTATATACTTCTTCTTTGTTTACCAGCTGTCCGCTTTCTGTTTTGAGTTTCAAGAGATCGAGCTGCGCTTTAATGATGATTTGCTTTCGCAAGGCTTCAGGTGCTGTGTCCTGATGAGAGATTTGTATCTCAACGACATCGACCCCGCTGTAAGCTTCCAATTGCTGCTGGGATATATTTTCTTTTAATTTTTCATTGATCTTTTTGATCTCGGTCTGAAAACCGTATTCCTGATCTGCAATATCTGGGTTGATGGTTTTGGTTTCTGAATCATAGCCTTTAGAAATTTTTCCTGCTTTGATGGCCTTCTGAATCGAAACATGACTTACTCCTACACGTTTCGCATATGCTCTTATGGATAAGTATCTTTCTTTTTTCATAATTTTTTAATGAGTGGCAACCATAGTGGTAACCATGGTGGTAACCAAAGTGGTGTCTGGTTGCCAGGCTGGTCTTTCTCAAACCCTTATTAATACTACGTTTTTGTATTACCACAGTGGTAACTGGTAACCAGAAAAAAAATCTGTAGCTAGCGCTTTTTTGGGGCTCGTAGCGCCGTAGAAGGAGATTGCCGTAAAGTACCTACTCAGATTCCAGGGGTGTGTGTTATTTTTTACTTAATTTATCGATACAAGCCCCTTGATTGTAGCCTGTATCCGTTTCACTTTTACATCACAACTTAGGACTGTTCGCGTTATGATTTCCTGAAGCTCCTTATGGGTCCATCCTGACTTTAAAAACACATCGGCCTGATACTGCTCGTTGTTTTTATCCGTTACTATCATTTCCAGATCTGTCGGCTTCCCAATACTGAACCCCGATTTAATGGCATTGTCTGATATAATGATCTCTATTTCTGTACCGTCTCTGGTTTTTGATTGTAAACTTTTCATATTGATCTTGCTACGATTTTCAGTTTTATGGGTTTCATTAATAATTGGGTTTTTTGGCGGTCTTTTTTTCCTGTAAAGAATGATCATCCATGAGGAAGGGGATTTTCTGGTCATCCATCATCAGGATAAAGTCCCGGAATGCCTTTCCTCTGGTAAGGGCAGCAGAGACAATACTTCTTGTTTCATCATCGGGATCTTTCTGAATCCTGATGGCTGTTTCACAGAGGTTCATCAGATTGGTTCCCAGATTTCCGCGGGGTTTGAGGCTCTGATTGTAAGTTCCGGATGGGTTTTCATGAATGACCACAAGAATATGCGTTTTATACTCTGATTTTAATTTCAGCAGCCACTGAGTAATTTCCCCACTTTCAGCAACGTTATTAAAGTCTTTTACAAAGTGTACGATGTTGTCAATGATCAGCATTCTGCAATCAGGGTTTTGTTTCAAATGCTGCTCTACCAATTGTTTTTTTTGGTCTTTGGTAAGGGTTAAAACACTGTAATAATCTATATCGGCGCCTGTCATATAATAAATTCCTTTTACTGCATCGTGGCTGTCATGCTGTGATTGTTCGGTGTCAATTACTGCAATTTTTTTGCTTTGATAGGTTGAGAACATTTTTTCATTACTTCCATTTAAAATAGCCTGACACATTGATTTTATAAGTCCTGATTTTCTTGCTTTTGCAGGTCCGAAAAGAATGGAGATATTATCTTCAGACATGAAAGGGATATGATATCCATCCTGCTTAATGCAAAGTATGGGAATGGGTTTAGGATAATGATCCGTTCTGCGGATTAAATAATCTGAAATATTGAGTAACACTGGATCTTCATATCCTGCTGCAATGGGTTTAATCGGCTCAATCATTACTCAAAAATTACGTATTATCCGATCTTTGTTGATCGGCAGAACTCAAAGGTTTAACTTCCTTGAATCTGTATCCTTCATTCCATAATTTAAGTTTTGGAAACTCTTCTTTAGCTTTTTTAAGCAGGTCATTTAGTAATTCTTCTACCTGCTGATAGGTGATCCTCTCTTCTTTTTTGATTGGGACCATTTTTTGCGGCGTTACTTTTAAGGTCGATAGATGATCATTTTGTTCCCAGTTTTGTTCTCTATACATTTCTTTCAGGTATACATCCCGATCTTTCGGTATGCGTTCATACTGCTGATAAATCCAAAGTTCATCTGTAATTTTTCGTATCACTTCTTCTTTGGGGTCTATGAGCATGGTTATTCTTCTCATAATATCCATGGCATCAGGCATTCCCATGGGGAAATTGATTTCCTCTAACGGTTTTTCCCGCAAAACGGCTTTATTATTTTCATTCTGAACTTTATAGCATTTTAGAAGGTAAAATAAGAGAAGAGCATCCTCTAGAGAGGTATTTCGCTGTTTGGAATTCTCTTCATTAATGAGCTGCTGCAAGGCGTCAATGTCGGTTTGAGTTAACCTTAATGTTCCTGAATTTCTACTGGCATAATCAAACCTGTTTCGAAGGTGTACAAGAGCTTTCATACTGTTTGAATTTTTTAATTGCGGTTTCAATAGCCAGATGAAATTCGGGCTGTTTTTCGGCGGTCTGATTGACTTCTTTTGCGATTTTATCAATCTGCTTTACGTCATCTTTGCCTGTTTTGCGAAAAGCTTTCAGGCTTGAAATGGTGGTAAACCAAAAATCGTTAAAGCCCAATTGCTTCGCCTGGCATCTTTTGAAATGTTCCAGGATGGCAAGCATTCTTTCCACTCCGTTTTGGTCATTGACAATAATTAATTTCATGGTATTTACCCACTGATAAACATCGGCTTTGAGCAGATGCGAAGCTTTAGGGTTTTCTTCGATCCATAATTTCCAAAATCTGTAGGCCAGAATAAAGTGAGATTTATTGCCCTTAAAATTTTGAAGATAGTCGTTGAGATTTTTAATCGAAACAAAAAGAAATTTTTCTTTTTCCTGACCCTTCACAATATATTTATTAATACTACTATTATTAATACAGTTAGTATATACTTTACCCTTACCAAACCTCGGCGAAACCTTGGAATAAACCTCATCCTTAACCTCGGTACTAACCTCATCCCGAGCCTCTGTAAAATTTCCAAAGGTTAGGGAGTATAGCGTTTCAGAAGCTCCGTTTTTGGTTACAAAATCTATCATTCCTGCCTGTTTTAATTTATTTCGGGCATTTGCCAAAGTTTTGAATGTAACTTTGATGCCTGCTATGATTTTACTATTGTTATGCTTGAAGGATTCTTTCCATGAGCAAAGGTCGTTTATGCGTATCAGATACATATAAAGAGCGATCTCAGTCGAATTGAATGAATGGATTTCGTTCATACTCCAAAAGTGGTCCATAGCTGTTTTAAGATTCATTCTAACTAATTTGAAATGTTTCAGGTAAAAAATTAATAACTCTTAATGACCAGTTCTCCTGTACGTGGACCGATGGCATCGGTGAGTTCAGTAATACGAAGGTCAATCTTATTTTTAAAATACTCATCTGTTGTTTTAAAGAAAAGCCAGTACAGGATGTGTGCTGCTGCCGGAATCTCTACCAGATAGTCTATTATTTCCCTTTCTTTTATAGGTCTTTTGCTGGCCTGATCATTTGAATATACAGGGCTTATATCAGAATATTCCGGGTATTCTTTACTTGATAAGAATTCTTTCAGGAACTTGTCAATGTCGGGAACACATTCAAGCAGAATTTCTGATAAGCTAAGTTTAAAGGTGTCGCTACTGCATGGTTGTGATGGGTTTCTTCTGTTGTCTTGGTAGAATGTCATAATATTATTTTATAGGGTTTAAAAGTGCTTTTTTAGCACATTTGAAAGAATTTATGGTATGATCTTTTTTTTACTCAAAAACTCCCTGAGGAAAACAAATCCTTTCTCGGTCCATTCCATTCTGTTTCTGGTGTCAGAGGTTCCGTCAGATCTGAAAAATGGATATGGTATTGTTTTAGTATATCCATTGCCAGAATATTTTGCAGTAAGCTTCCAACAATCATCACCTTTTATTTTGTATTGAATGCCTAACTTTTTCAATTCTGCATTCAATGCTTTTGCACTTCTAAATCCTAATCTTGCTGATAGGATAGAGGCTGTGTAGGATCCGGTGCTGTTATAACAGTTTTTTGATAAGTCAACCCAAGGAGCATCACTTATGATCTGTTGCTGCTGGATCTCATTTTGCATTTCCAATTGTTTGTTCTTAAGCTTTACATTTTCGATAGTTTGCATGGCTACTTGAAATCCTTTAGCCATGATCATTTCAGGAGAGTCATTGTATTGTATAGGAATATATCCACCCGTCAGCCTTATTTGTTTTAAAACCTGTTTGATTCCTCTCTTTAAAGTTTTTGCAATGGGTTTTCGTGATTGCATTAAAACTTCATAAAGTCCATTTTCAGTTAAAAAATTACACCACCCTTGGAGACTTCCTAAGTTTAACTTAGTCACCTCATCTTGGTCAACTCTGCTTATCATGTCAGTCACGTTTGTTAATCCGAGCCATTGAGCGACATCTTTAGCTAAGAACAATGGATTATCATTTGTTCCATAAACGGTAATGTTTTTACCTAAAATTTCTTTTTGTTCTAATATTTTGATTTCCATATTGTTAAATATTTTGTAATTCCATCATTTATTTTATTTTTGTTATTTTTAAAGGAATTGGATATATCCGGTTAAAAGAATTCCTGCTACGATCGATAGTATTGCAATTGGAGTAGGAATGTCTTTAGTGTGTGGTTTCATAGCTATCCTTAACATTTTCACTTTGTAACATTTAAACGGAACTGTTTTTATTTTTTTGTATATTGGTGGCTCATCTTATTGTTTAGAACAATAATTAATTAAAAAATGATCATCTGCCATGTGCAGGTGATTTTTTATTTTCTGTACATATTCTTTGTCCGTCTACCTGGTAATTTTGCTTTCTCTTCCTCGGGAAGTCCTTTTCCCCTTTGGGGGGAGTTGTTATTTATCACACCAGACAACTCCCTTTTGCTGCATTATCAATTAATTGTATAGGGGATATTTTCTGCTATTACTTTACATCAAATCCAGGTTATTTATTTTTAGGGCTTGGGCAAGAGCTAATTTTTTAGCATTAGATCCTCTACGGTTTAAAATCCTTGAACTATCAATCACGGCTTCCACTCCGTTATTATTCTCTTTGTTCCCGATAGATTCCAATTCTTCAATTTGACATTTTATTAATGTGATTTCTTTTTTTTGATGATCTACCTTTTGCTCAAGCTTCCAGACTTTGATCCGCAGAGTTTCTAATGTTTGTTTTAAGCTTGCCATGTTTATTTTTCCTATTAAGGTTCAACAATTTCAGAGATAGAATCTTCCATTTTTTTTATATCTTTTTCAGCTGTTTTTATTATTTCTTTTGCATTGTCTATTGCGACTTTCGCCAGAGCATACAAAGCCTTTTGATTCTTTTCGTTTGATATGTTTGCATTACAAATCTTAATGTTGTGTAAAGTATTGTACCCGATGCTGTGGTCAAGGGTAATTTTTGCTACGTCTTTAGGTTTAGTGTATTCTTTAAAAAAATCTTTCCAATTGTTGCTGATTCGTTTTTTTAGATTGCTTTTCTTTGTTTCCATAAAAAATTATTTTGTATTGTTATTATTTTAATTATCTTTGTCACACAAATTTGTTTTTACAAATATACAAACAAAATTCGCTTATTACAAACAACAAGACAAACAAAATTCGTTGTTTGTTGTAATTTGTTGATAGTCAAATGGAAAAAAATATAATTGAAATTTCTCAGCGGTTAAGAAGGGCTATAGCTGTTTTAAAGGGAGATATGGTTGTTAAAACCAATCAAAATATCATAGAGAGAATGCAAGTGAATAAATCAAACTTTTCATCAGCTATTAATGGTAATACGAATTATTTGACTGAAGAGTTTGTTAAAAAGTTTGTGTCTGCGTTTCCTGGTTATGGATTTGACTTTGATTCTATATGGTATGGTTTGGAATGTCCGGCTCTTGTTAAAAAGGTAGAAAGTGAAGGCTTAGAAGATAAATATAATGGGTTTTATTATCCTGAGGTAAGGGTTAGTGCTGGATTTGGTGAAAATAATATCCAGCATCATAAAGAACCAGTAATTGTTCCTGGAGTCTATGAAGAGTTGGAATATATAAATGTTTTTGGCGACTCTATGTTTCCTAAGTTTTCAAGTGGCGATATTATAGGTATTAAACCTATAGATTTTAGCTATTTAGTATATGGGCATTCTTATGTTGTTGTCCTTGATAATGGAGACTGTTATATAAAATATGTTAAAAAAGGTTCGGATCAGTATCATGTTTTATTATCCAGTGAAAATAAATTTTATGATGACATGGAATTTCCTTTATCGAGAATAAAAAGTCTCTTTATTATCAAAGCATTAATTAGTAAACAAACATTTTAATTTATTAATATGGAAAACAAGGGAGAAAAACCAAAGACTAAAACCGAAATAAATGGGGTAGGTACAAAAAGTTCTACTGAGGATAAGAACAAAGCTCTCGCTTTAGTGCTTGATAAGTTAGATAAACATTATGGGAAGGGAACTGTAATGCGAATGGGTGATAGTAAAATTGATGAGAATATTGAAGTTATTTCATCTGGCTCATTAGGATTAGATCTTGCATTGGGTGTAGGAGGTTATCCTAAAGGAAGAATTATAGAAATTTATGGTCCCGAATCTTCGGGAAAAACTACTTTGACGCTCCATGCGATAGCAGAAGCTCAGAAAGCTGGAGGTATTGCTGCGTTTGTTGATGCTGAGCATGCTTTTGATCGTGAATATGCCGGTAAGCTTGGGATTGATTTGAATACACTTCTTTTTAGTCAGCCGGATAATGGTGAACAGGCTTTAGAAATTGCTGATAACCTGATCCGTTCTGGGGCTGTAGATATTGTAGTGATTGATTCTGTTGCTGCTCTTACTCCAAAGGCAGAAATTGAAGGAGAAATGGGGGATTCTAAAATGGGCCTTCATGCAAGATTAATGTCTCAGGCATTAAGAAAGCTTACGGCTACGATTTCAAGAACAAAAAGTACGGTAATCTTCATTAATCAGTTAAGAGAAAAAATAGGTGTTATGTTCGGAAACCCTGAAACGACTACAGGAGGAAATGCATTAAAATTCTATGCTTCCGTAAGAATCGATATTAGAAGAAAGGGAGGCGAAGGGGATAGAATTAAAAATAAAAGTAATGAGGCAATAGGTAATCCTGTCAAAATTAAAATTGTTAAAAATAAAGTGGCGCCTCCATTTAAAGAAATAGGATTAGATTTAATGTATGGAGAAGGAATATCCAAAGAGGGGGATATTTTAGATATAGCTCTTGAAAAAGGGATAATTTCTAAAAGTGGTTCCTGGTTTAGCTATGGAGA
The nucleotide sequence above comes from Chryseobacterium sp. 7. Encoded proteins:
- a CDS encoding phage head-tail joining protein; translation: MDGAAFTLEQYYALNKSIAQGTLTVTYGDKTVTYRSLDEMLRIRNLIAAELGLIKKDNGRKVGVFSKNWKKCP
- a CDS encoding phage terminase large subunit family protein — protein: MLIKGFLDALQPEPILSVSQWADQNRLLDSKSSAMPGKYRTSITPFLKEIMDHLGEYSPVEEVIVMKGAQLGVTEAGLNWIGYTIDISPCPMLFVEPTKEVVELVSKTRIQPMLESSPSLAHKVKPPKSRDSGNTLTKKEFPGGVLRLAGANSAAGLRNMPVKRLMLDEVDAYPVDLDTEGNPIDLAKKRTSTFAKRKIFILSTPVTKGLSVIEPLFESTDQRYFFLPCPHCGTLQHLKWENLKYQYNKSAKVAKEVYYQCEHCQEGIQESEKTKMLESGVWIPTKPENQNKKRVGYHINSLYSPLGWKSWEDLAIEYEEAMGDVPKMKTFYNTSLGLTYEESGDKPQWEALYDRREDYPRGKIPTDEIAFLTAGVDIQKDRIELEIVGWCEGKVSYSIDYRVLMGFVAGDGSAQVWQKLDAVLNETWIRPDGTQMSIRMMCVDSGNWSSEVYAFCGRYPPSRVVPIKGRDNQITVISAPKAVNVTRKNKSVDGVKVWHVGVSLLKSELYGWLRVNQGDPGYCHFPMYDEAYFKGLTSEELITTKNKSGHTVQRWVKKFTRNEPLDIRNYARAAAHMVGMDSFSPKHWELMRNKRTGAVKNKVKKKSDFWN
- a CDS encoding AAA family ATPase, whose amino-acid sequence is MIEPIKPIAAGYEDPVLLNISDYLIRRTDHYPKPIPILCIKQDGYHIPFMSEDNISILFGPAKARKSGLIKSMCQAILNGSNEKMFSTYQSKKIAVIDTEQSQHDSHDAVKGIYYMTGADIDYYSVLTLTKDQKKQLVEQHLKQNPDCRMLIIDNIVHFVKDFNNVAESGEITQWLLKLKSEYKTHILVVIHENPSGTYNQSLKPRGNLGTNLMNLCETAIRIQKDPDDETRSIVSAALTRGKAFRDFILMMDDQKIPFLMDDHSLQEKKTAKKPNY
- a CDS encoding phage antirepressor, with translation MEIKILEQKEILGKNITVYGTNDNPLFLAKDVAQWLGLTNVTDMISRVDQDEVTKLNLGSLQGWCNFLTENGLYEVLMQSRKPIAKTLKRGIKQVLKQIRLTGGYIPIQYNDSPEMIMAKGFQVAMQTIENVKLKNKQLEMQNEIQQQQIISDAPWVDLSKNCYNSTGSYTASILSARLGFRSAKALNAELKKLGIQYKIKGDDCWKLTAKYSGNGYTKTIPYPFFRSDGTSDTRNRMEWTEKGFVFLREFLSKKKIIP
- a CDS encoding helix-turn-helix transcriptional regulator — its product is MEKNIIEISQRLRRAIAVLKGDMVVKTNQNIIERMQVNKSNFSSAINGNTNYLTEEFVKKFVSAFPGYGFDFDSIWYGLECPALVKKVESEGLEDKYNGFYYPEVRVSAGFGENNIQHHKEPVIVPGVYEELEYINVFGDSMFPKFSSGDIIGIKPIDFSYLVYGHSYVVVLDNGDCYIKYVKKGSDQYHVLLSSENKFYDDMEFPLSRIKSLFIIKALISKQTF
- the recA gene encoding recombinase RecA, producing the protein MENKGEKPKTKTEINGVGTKSSTEDKNKALALVLDKLDKHYGKGTVMRMGDSKIDENIEVISSGSLGLDLALGVGGYPKGRIIEIYGPESSGKTTLTLHAIAEAQKAGGIAAFVDAEHAFDREYAGKLGIDLNTLLFSQPDNGEQALEIADNLIRSGAVDIVVIDSVAALTPKAEIEGEMGDSKMGLHARLMSQALRKLTATISRTKSTVIFINQLREKIGVMFGNPETTTGGNALKFYASVRIDIRRKGGEGDRIKNKSNEAIGNPVKIKIVKNKVAPPFKEIGLDLMYGEGISKEGDILDIALEKGIISKSGSWFSYGDTKIGQGRDGVKDILKDNPELIEELKLKIVETINT